One genomic region from Prunus persica cultivar Lovell chromosome G3, Prunus_persica_NCBIv2, whole genome shotgun sequence encodes:
- the LOC18783526 gene encoding uncharacterized protein LOC18783526 isoform X2: MSAIQRAIRRFHATVNAPRLTRLSLHAPRCVEVEFGNGSVFNLSAEFLRIHSPAVDAKVRSIAGEKVISGRRHVGIMSAEPVGNYGDCLR, encoded by the exons ATGTCAGCGATACAGAGAGCGATCCGGAGGTTCCACGCTACCGTGAATGCTCCAAGGCTCACCAGATTGTCTCTCCATGCGCCTAGATGT GTAGAGGTGGAGTTTGGAAATGGTAGTGTGTTCAATTTGTCAGCTGAATTCTTAAGAATACACAGTCCAGCTGTTGATGCCAAGGTTAGGTCAATTGCTGGTGAAAAG GTGATATCTGGGCGGCGTCACGTTGGAATTATGTCTGCAGAACCTGTAGGAAACTATGGG GATTGTCTTCGATGA
- the LOC18783688 gene encoding uncharacterized protein LOC18783688 — protein sequence MKKKLCKMKWVGLLFLCCLSASLQFCFVSSTSSPQPLITNQGHQESATSRTLKQELGDPPEVHCSRERSRAAWKIIQEYLMPFVEKERYQIPRTCKLHPSNDLYRDQEEHKSLVEFNDWQCGYCKKRFYDEKFLDKHFDNRHYNLLNVSHSRCLANVCGALHCDLAMDSVPHKKTKCNPAAAARNKHLCEGLADSCFPVSNGPSASRLHEFFLRQFCDAHTCTGGRKPFSQGRRKKRSSISYLVISILTMLLLLLFYSYIYMYRRGVKRGTQELKRVTQSGRKKKPI from the exons atgaagaagaagttgtGTAAAATGAAATGGGTTGGTCTTCTGTTCCTGTGCTGCTTATCAGCGTCTctgcaattttgttttgtttcttcaacTTCATCTCCTCAGCCTCTGATAACAAATCAG ggTCATCAAGAATCTGCAACCTCAAG AACTTTGAAGCAAGAGCTGGGAGATCCACCTGAGGTACATTGTTCTAGAGAAAGGAGTAGGGCAGCATGGAAAATAATTCAGGAG TACTTGATGCCCTTTGTAGAGAAAGAGCGGTATCAGATTCCAAGAACATGCAAGCTACACCCTAGCAATGACCTGTACAGAGATCAGGAAGAGCACAAAAGCCTTGTAGAATTCAACGATTGGCAATGTGGATATTGTAAGAAAAGATTTTATGACGAGAAATTTCTTGATAAGCATTTTGACAACAGGCACTACAATTTGCTGAATGTG AGTCATAGCAGGTGCTTGGCAAATGTTTGTGGTGCGTTGCATTGTGACCTCGCGATGGATTCTGTACCACACAAAAAGACTAAATGCAATCCTGCTGCTGCTGCGCGGAACAAACATCTGTGTGAG GGTCTAGCTGATAGTTGTTTTCCAGTCAGTAATGGTCCTTCAGCAAGCCGTCTTCAtg AGTTCTTCTTGCGTCAATTCTGTGATGCCCACACTTGCACTGGAGGTCGAAAACCTTTCTCTCAAGGCCGCAGGAAG AAGAGGAGTAGTATATCCTACCTTGTTATTTCCATTCTGActatgctgctgctgctgcttttcTATTCTTACATTTACATGTATAGAAG GGGAGTGAAAAGGGGAACTCAAGAACTGAAGCGTGTCACACAAagtggaaggaagaaaaagcccATTTAG
- the LOC18784450 gene encoding glycosyltransferase family 92 protein RCOM_0530710, with protein sequence MKGPKGVGRKRRSSPRDVVSWSTLFWCTVFVVINCALFSGFSFYAFRFLIGKTFQPVLMLTWPAPSNKPISPITISVREVIMFPEQALVFLNNYPRTAHVFTKDDLHCVYFSANHSSLSQPRFNRPPIDIDGGNFHNQIVRCPRPPRSLTVSVGLKHNDDVPAVPSYSWDWLAYDALVDRDNTTIVFVKGLNLRRERISNTAKFECVYGWDFRTTRYLLRSDVVSIAQEIVRCKTPRSVLSFPRGPNNTVKVSVRVKGGGAKGILNTIARPAIRPGLANPTHWKEHEMCLCSMVRNQGRFLKEWVMYHAQMGVQRWFLYDNNSDDDTDVVIEWLRRANYNVTRHVWPWLKTQEAGFAHCALRARETCQWVGFIDADEFFHLPSGLMLHDVLRNQSNYDYVGEIRASCYSFGPSGLRRVPVQGVTVGYTCRLAAPERHKSIVRPEALNSTLINVVHHFHLRNGYEPVNVDRGVLVINHYKYQVWEVFKEKFYRRVATYVADWREEQNVGSKDRAPGLGTRAVEPQDWSHRFCEVGDTGLRDRVLQSFVDPQSLLLPWQEEGEGGDRVVQVQQQQKVIKRTRESSDPVKVVSNGTSGDSSMFSPRFKSVAAMAGWDEESLLIASLVVDDTPERQVKYKKRSDLHFKTPPTNSSRRYQIRRSPISMPVAVLNLDDDEETKKDESGKEKEEPQIIVNKEKETRDDKMAESSGVSCPPSSNLPCLDKLRDELSCAICLEICFEPSTTPCGHSFCKKCLRSAADKCGKRCPKCRQLMSHSRSCTVNTVLWNTIQLLFPQEVEARKAAGALNSSGEAVRQIPEKAFYNTRSVQSRRASSGVSSNREMTMRRRRVILSQDEEDDDAALAIRLVQNTEAEHQNPEQGAYNNHRSIRPLRTSSSRRIPSQDGDAALALRLQREEFMEAFRVDHGQSGSSLSLARANLRAMTSRATSHRATTRHL encoded by the exons ATGAAGGGACCCAAGGGTGTTGGTCGTAAGAGGAGATCATCACCCCGCGACGTCGTTTCTTGGAGCACGCTCTTCTGGTGCACCGTCTTCGTCGTCATCAACTGCGCCCTCTTCTCCGGCTTCAGCTTCTACGCTTTCCGCTTCCTCATCGGAA AAACGTTTCAACCAGTCCTGATGCTAACATGGCCAGCTCCATCCAACAAACCCATCTCCCCCATCACCATTTCTGTTCGAGAAGTCATTATGTTTCCAGAGCAGGCGCTCGTTTTTCTAAATAATTACCCTCGTACCGCTCATGTATTTACCAAAGACGACCTCCACTGCGTTTACTTCTCAGCCAACCACTCGTCGCTGTCCCAGCCTCGCTTCAATCGGCCTCCCATTGACATAGATGGCGGGAATTTTCATAATCAGATCGTCCGGTGCCCGCGCCCGCCACGTAGCCTCACCGTTTCGGTAGGCTTGAAACACAACGACGACGTTCCGGCGGTGCCCTCGTACAGCTGGGACTGGCTCGCCTACGACGCCCTCGTCGACCGAGACAACACCACGATCGTGTTCGTCAAAGGTCTCAACCTTCGGCGCGAAAGAATTTCCAACACAGCAAAATTCGAGTGCGTCTACGGCTGGGATTTCAGAACGACGAGGTATCTATTGAGATCCGACGTCGTATCGATCGCCCAGGAGATCGTACGGTGCAAAACCCCAAGGAGTGTGCTGAGTTTCCCGCGCGGGCCCAACAATACCGTGAAGGTCTCCGTCAGAGTGAAAGGCGGTGGAGCAAAGGGAATACTAAACACCATAGCCCGCCCCGCGATCCGACCCGGACTAGCCAACCCGACCCATTGGAAGGAGCACGAGATGTGCTTGTGCTCGATGGTGCGGAATCAGGGTCGGTTCTTGAAGGAGTGGGTCATGTACCACGCCCAAATGGGGGTGCAGCGTTGGTTCCTGTACGACAACAATAGCGACGACGACACTGATGTCGTAATTGAGTGGCTACGGAGAGCGAATTACAATGTGACGAGACACGTGTGGCCTTGGCTCAAGACCCAGGAGGCCGGGTTCGCCCATTGCGCGTTACGGGCCCGGGAGACGTGCCAATGGGTTGGGTTCATAGACGCAGACGAGTTCTTCCATTTGCCTTCGGGCCTAATGCTGCACGATGTGCTGCGCAACCAGTCCAATTATGACTATGTCGGCGAGATCCGGGCCTCGTGCTACAGTTTTGGGCCTTCGGGCCTCAGACGAGTTCCTGTTCAAGGCGTCACGGTCGGGTACACGTGTCGGTTGGCGGCCCCCGAGAGGCACAAGAGTATTGTTAGGCCGGAGGCATTGAACTCAACATTGATCAATGTGGTGCACCATTTTCATCTTAGGAATGGGTATGAGCCTGTGAATGTGGATAGGGGAGTGTTGGTTATAAATCACTACAAGTACCAAGTGTGGGAGGTGTTTAAGGAGAAATTTTATAGGAGAGTGGCGACTTACGTGGCAGATTGGCGGGAGGAACAAAATGTGGGGTCCAAGGATCGGGCCCCGGGATTGGGGACGAGAGCGGTGGAGCCACAGGATTGGTCACATAGATTTTGTGAGGTTGGGGACACGGGGCTTAGAGATCGGGTGCTGCAGAGTTTTGTTGATCCGCAGAGCCTTctattgccatggcaagaggAGGGTGAGGGTGGTGATCGAGTGGTACAAGTGCAACAACAGCAAAAGGTTATTAAGAGAA CGAGAGAGTCGTCGGATCCGGTTAAAGTTGTGAGCAATGGTACAAGCGGAGACTCTAGCATGTTCAGCCCCAGATTCAAATCCGTGGCTGCCATGGCCGGCTGGGACGAAGAGAGTCTTCTAATCGCGAGCCTCGTGGTCGATGATACGCCTGAGCGACAAGTTAAATACAAGAAGCGTTCTGATCTGCACTTCAAGACCCCACCAACCAATTCATCAAGAAGGTATCAAATA AGAAGGAGCCCAATTTCAATGCCTGTTGCTGTTCTCAACCTTGATGATGACGAAGAAACTAAAAAAGATG AGAGtggaaaagagaaggaagaaccGCAAATTATtgtgaacaaagaaaaggaaacaagagATGACAAAATGGCTGAGAGCTCTGGTGTTTCTTGCCCACCAAGTTCAAATCTTCCTTGCTTGGATAAGCTTAGGGATGAGCTTTCTTGCGCT ATCTGCTTGGAGATTTGCTTTGAACCCAGTACTACTCCCTGTGGACACAG TTTCTGTAAGAAATGCTTGCGGTCTGCTGCTGACAAATGTGGGAAGAGGTGCCCTAAGTGCAGGCAGCTAATGAG CCATAGTAGATCCTGCACAGTCAACACGGTTCTTTGGAACACAATACAGCTTCTGTTTCCACAAGAAGTTGAAGCAAGGAAAGCTGCTGGAGCCTTAAATAGTAGTGGAGAAGCTGTGCGTCAAATCCCCGAGAAGGCGTTTTATAATACAAGGAGTGTTCAAAGTAGAAGGGCATCATCAGGGGTATCAAGCAACAGAGAAATGACCATGAGGAGAAGAAGGGTAATATTAAGCCAAGATGAAGAGGATGATGATGCTGCACTAGCAATAAGGTTAGTACAGAACACAGAAGCTGAGCATCAAAACCCAGAACAAGGTGCTTATAATAATCATAGAAGTATTCGGCCTTTAAGGACATCAAGTAGTAGAAGGATCCCAAGCCAAGATGGGGATGCTGCATTAGCTCTAAGGTTACAGAGAGAGGAGTTTATGGAGGCTTTTAGGGTCGATCATGGTCAATCTGGCAGCTCTCTTTCCTTGGCTCGAGCAAACCTGAGAGCCATGACATCTAGAGCCACTAGCCATCGTGCTACAACCCGACATTTGTAG
- the LOC18781850 gene encoding myb-related protein 315 — translation MGRQPCCDKVGLKRGPWTIEEDHKLMNFILNNGIHCWRMVPKLAGLLRCGKSCRLRWINYLRPDLKRGAFTETEENQIIQLHSCLGNRWSKIASHFPGRTDNEIKNHWNTRIKKRLKHHGVDPLTHKPIEHKENIAEKKQTITREDSSSSISQGQEESQDSGLEAKLQQDGNGNKGFPEFNDKLQNVPELAGFDETNDLLKNYEMFCGSLDLGTFLLNQGTNTNNTSTSNSYSTSSFSVEESNNPSISIGESIQEHSLQKWVDSVDSMLSWDGFNNLEQDLFFF, via the exons atgggaagaCAACCTTGTTGTGACAAGGTCGGATTGAAACGAGGTCCATGGACAATTGAGGAAGATCACAAGCTCATGAACTTTATTCTCAACAATGGTATCCATTGCTGGCGAATGGTTCCTAAGCTTGCAG GATTGCTTAGATGTGGGAAAAGCTGCAGATTAAGATGGATCAATTATTTAAGGCCAGACCTCAAAAGAGGTGCTTTTACAGAAACAGAAGAGAATCAAATCATTCAACTCCATTCATGTCTTGGCAACAG GTGGTCTAAGATTGCTTCCCATTTTCCTGGTCGCACAGATAATGAAATCAAGAACCATTGGAATACCAGAATCAAGAAGAGGTTAAAGCACCATGGTGTAGACCCTTTGACCCACAAACCCATTGAGCATAAAGAAAACATTGCAGAAAAGAAACAGACAATTACTCGAGAAGATTCAAGTTCATCAATATCACAAGGACAAGAAGAGTCACAAGACAGTGGCTTGGAGGCTAAGCTACAGCAGGATGGTAATGGCAATAAAGGGTTTCCAGAATTCAATGACAAATTGCAAAATGTACCAGAGTTAGCAGGTTTCGATGAGACGAACgatcttttgaaaaattacGAAATGTTTTGTGGAAGCTTGGATTTGGGAACATTCCTGTTGAACCAAGGAACCAATACCAACAACACCAGCACTTCAAATTCATATAGCACTTCTTCATTCTCTGTGGAAGAGTCTAACAACCCTTCAATTTCGATAGGCGAATCAATTCAAGAACACTCTCTACAGAAATGGGTGGACAGTGTGGATTCAATGCTCTCATGGGATGGCTTCAATAATCTGGAACAAgaccttttcttcttttga
- the LOC18783526 gene encoding uncharacterized protein LOC18783526 isoform X1, whose amino-acid sequence MSAIQRAIRRFHATVNAPRLTRLSLHAPRCVEVEFGNGSVFNLSAEFLRIHSPAVDAKVRSIAGEKVISGRRHVGIMSAEPVGNYGVRIVFDDLHNTGIYSWDYLYHLGSNKFSLMRNYIKTLNKYGLKRDPPRRK is encoded by the exons ATGTCAGCGATACAGAGAGCGATCCGGAGGTTCCACGCTACCGTGAATGCTCCAAGGCTCACCAGATTGTCTCTCCATGCGCCTAGATGT GTAGAGGTGGAGTTTGGAAATGGTAGTGTGTTCAATTTGTCAGCTGAATTCTTAAGAATACACAGTCCAGCTGTTGATGCCAAGGTTAGGTCAATTGCTGGTGAAAAG GTGATATCTGGGCGGCGTCACGTTGGAATTATGTCTGCAGAACCTGTAGGAAACTATGGGGTAAG GATTGTCTTCGATGACTTGCATAACACCGGCATCTATTCCTGGGATTACTTATATCATCTGGGCAGCAACAAATTCAGCCTCATGAGAAATTACATCAAAACACTCAACAAGTATGGACTCAAGCGGGATCCGCctagaagaaaatga